GTTGTCTACTCTTTCTTCTGTCTTGACGTTTTTCTCCTCCAGCAGCTTTTGTCTTTCTTCCAGTGCGCTTATGCGTGACCTTAACTCGCCTATGGTTCTGTTGTACTCTTCTTGGCTTACGGTTACACAAGAGGATACAAATACGAGGCCGAGGAGTAGAAATCTCTTCATGAGTTGATAATTATAACACCTGTGGTATGATACTCAAGGATGAAAAGGGTAGTCCTAAAGTTTGGTGGGACCTCCGTAGGTTCTTTGGAGAGGATAGAGAACGCTGCAAGAAGGGTGATAAAGAAGGTTCAAGAAGGCTATCAGGTGGTGGTGGTCTCCTCGGCTATGGCTGGGGAAACGGACAGGCTCATAGAGCTAGCTAAGAAGATAATGCCCCTACCGCCTGAGAGAGAGTTGGATATGCTTTTAGCTACGGGAGAGCAGCAAGCTATAGCTCTGTTTGCGATGACTTTGACCAAGCTCGGTTATCCTGCTGTAAGCCTGTGTGGCTGGCAAGTCCCTATAGTGACCGACAAAGTTCACACGAAGGCAAAGATACTAAGGATAGGTGTCCAAAGGATTAAAAACCTCCTGGAGGAAGGTTATATACCTGTAGTAGCAGGCTTTCAGGGCGTGACGGAAGATTGGGAGATAACTACCTTAGGAAGGGGTGGCTCTGACCTCTCAGCGGTAGCCTTGGCATACGCCTTGGGTGCAGATTGTGAGATATATACGGATGTGGAAGGTGTGTTTACCACAGACCCACGCATAACGGACAGAGCGAAGAAGATACCCTACATATCCTACGAGGAGATGCTTGAAATGGCATCTTTGGGTGCCAAGGTTATGCAGGCCAGGAGTATAGAGTTTGCCATGAAGTACGGAGTTAGAATACATGTAAGGAGCTCCTTCTCGGAGGAGGAGGGAACATGGATAGTACCGGAGGAAGAGGTTATGGAGAAGGTAGCTGTAAGGGCTATAACCCTTGATACAAAAGAGTCGCGTATAACTGTGGTCAAGGTACCAGACAGACCAGGTATAGCCTACAGGATTTTCAAAGCTTTAGGTGATGCCCACATAGTTGTGGATATGATTGTGCAAAACGTCTCCCACCAGGGCTACACAGATCTTTCCTTTACAGTAAGTAAGGCTGATGCGCCTAAGGCGGAGGAGATAGTGAAAAGGGTGGCTCAGGAGATAGGAGCTGAACAGGTAGTAAGGGATGATCATGTGGCCAAGATATCCGTGGTGGGTATTGGGATGAGAAGCTCTTACGGAACGGCCGCTAAGATGTTTGAGGTGCTCTACAAGAACAACATAAACATAATGGCCATATCCACCTCGGAGATAAAGATATCCTGTCTGATAGAGGACAAGTACGCAGAGTTGGCCGTCAGAGAACTCCACTCAGCTTTCATAGAGGAAGGAGAGGATATCAAGGTGGTCAACGAGGGGTGACTACGGATACCTTCCGTAGACAATGGTAAAGTCTTTTAGCCTCTGAGCTAATTCCTGAGAGGGGAGGTCTTTGAGCTTCCACCTCCAGTTTCCTTTAGGTTTTCCTGGTGTATTCATCCTGGCCTTAATACCTAGGTTTAGAAGGTCTTGCATTTGCACTATTGCATACCTACATACAGACATGTAGACAAGCCTTATACACTCCCAAGCTACACTCTCCTGGCTTACCTTTTTTCCCAGGTACTTTATAAGCCTCTGTCTTCCAGTTGGTTCTAAGGCTTTAAACCATCCCTTTAGAGGTGGATTGTCGTGCGTACCCGTGTAGTAAACGCAGTTTTCTTTGAGGTTGTGAGGAAGGTAAGGACTGTCTTTCTCGTCAAAGGCAAACTCAAGGACTGCCATGCCAGTAAGTTGGTAATGCTCTCTGTAGTAGTGAACTTTTTCGTCTAGGTAACCGAGATCCTCAACCCAAAGGCGTTCCCTCGGAATTACCTTCAGAAGGGTCTCCAAAAACTCCTTGGTAGGCACCTCTACCCACCTTCCCTTTACAGCAGTCTTTTCTCCCCTTGGTACCTCCCAATAGGCACAGTAACCTCTAAAGTGATCGAGCCTTACCACATCAAAAAGCTTTAGTTGATGCTTTATCCTTTCCACGTGGTACTTAAAACCCTCTTTTGCAAGCTTCTCCCAGTTGTAAACGGGTGTACCCCAAAGTTGCCCTGTAGGGCTAAAGCTATCAGGTGGAACACCAGACACCACGTCAAGCTTAAAAAGGTGTCTTTTTGTGTAAACCTCCACGCTCTCCATAGCTGGGTACATGGGTAGATCTCCTACTATGAGTACACCCTTTGAGTTGGCATACTCTTTCAGAGTCTTCCACTGTTTGTAAAAGACAAACTGTTCAAAGTAAAACCTTTCCTTGATGGTTTTCTCTCTTCTCGACATGTAAGTAGCGTAATCTTCAAGCCAGCCTCTGTTTTCTTCGTAGAAACTTTCAAAATCACAACCGGGTTTGAAACGCGAAAAGGCTAGATCGAGAAGAACCTTTTTGTCTTTTATGGTCTTTACCTCGTGGTCCTTCAGCAGACCTTCCTGCATAAGGAGGATAGGACTTATAAACAGGTAGTTTCCGGCAAAGAAGGATATGGGTTCATAGAAGAGGTATCCTTTCCTGCACGCGTTGATGGGGAGGACCTGCCATAGGCTCTGTCCTGCCTGCTGCAAAAAGTCCACAAAGGCATAGGCGGATGGTCCTAAGTCCGAAGAAGGTAGAGAGCTTACATGCAGGAGGATGCCGGCTCTTCGCATGGCTTCAGTATAAGTACGGCTAAGGGTGGTAGGGTCAGCTTTAAAGAGTATGGTCTTGAGTGAAAGGGTACAGGCTCAGCCCAAACTCCCCCTAGGTTACCCACTCCGCTTCCACCGTACTCCTTGGCATCCGTGTTTATGAGCTCCCTCCAGAAGCCTCCCTTCGGTACACCTATGCGGTAACCCTCTCTGACCACAGGCGTAAAGTTACAGACTACGAGCACCATGTCCCCATCTTTTGACTTTCTAAGATAGCTTATTATGCTCTTTTCCCAGTCAGAAAAGTCTACCCACTCAAACCCCTCGGGTGAGAAATCAAGCTCGTGGAGGGCTTTTTCTTTCCTGTAGAGCCTGTTTAGATCCTTTATAAGAAGTTGTATACCCCTGTGAAGGTCGTAGTCAAGAAGGTACCAGTCTAAGCTCTTTTCGTGGTTCCACTCCTCCCACTGAGCAAGCTCACCGCCCATGAACAGGAGTTTTTTACCCGGGTGCGTCCACATGTAGGCATAAAGTGCCCTTAGGTTTGCAAACTTCTGCCAGACATCTCCGTGCATTTTGGATATGAGAGATCCCTTCCCATGTACTACCTCATCATGGGATAGTGGTAGAACAAAGTTCTCAGAGAAAGCATAGAAGATACTAAAGGTAAGACAATCATGATGGTACTTCCTGTATATGGGATCTTTAGAGAAATAGAAGAGAGTGTCGTGCATCCATCCCATCTTCCACTTCATCCCAAAGCCAAGACCACCAAGGTAAACGGGCCTTGATACCATAGGCCAGGCAGTAGACTCTTCGGCTACTGTTTGAACCCCTTCAAAGTCCCTGTATATACTCTTGTTTAGCTCTCTTAGGAACTCTATGGCTTCTAGATTCTCCCTCCCACCGTACACGTTGGGAACCCAGTCCTTCCTTGAGTAGTCTAAGTAGAGCATGGAAGCTACAGCGTCTACCCTTAGACCATCAGCGTGATAGACATCAAGCCAAAAGTGGGCGGAGGAGATGAGGAAGGACCTTACTTCGCCCTTTGAGTAGTCAAACACGAAGCTAGTCCAGTCTGGGTGGTATCTTTTCCTCCAGTCCTCGTACTCATAGAGTGCAGTCCCGTCAAAGTAGGCAAGTCCATGGGGATCTGTGGGAAAGTGGGAGGGTACCCAGTCCAGGTATACGCCTATACCCTCCTTGTGCAGCGCATCTATAAGGTACATAAAGTCCTGAGGTGTTCCGTACCTGCTCGTGGGTGCAAAGTAGCCCGTTATCTGGTAGCCCCAGGATCCGTAAAAAGGATGTTCCATCACGGGCAAGAACTCCACATGTGTAAAGCCCAAGTCCTTAACGTACTTGGGGAGCTCTTCAGCAAGCTGTCTGTAGCCTAGACCCTTTTTCCACGATCCTAGATGAACCTCGTATATGCTTATAGGAGACTCTAAGGAGTTTTTCTCCCTCCTTGATCTCATCCACTCATGGTCTTGCCAGTTGTAGCTTAAGTCCCAGACTATGGAAGCATTGCCAGGTGGTCCTTCGTGGAAGAATCCAAAAGGATCTGCCTTTTCAAGGCTCTTTGAGTCTCTTGTGATTATGTGATACTTGTACTTACAGCCTACCCAAACGCCCTCTACAAAGCCTTCCCATATACCAGAGGACTCGTCCCTCCTCTTTAGTGGGTGTGAAAACTTGTTCCAGTTGTTAAAGTCTCCCATCACGTAAACGGCTTGGGCGTTTGGTGCCCACACGGCAAAGTAAACCCCACCCTCTTTTACATGAGCTCCAAACTTCTTGTAGAGCCTCGTATGAGTCCCTTCCTTGAAAAGATACACGTCGTAATCGGAGAAGATGGACATGCCTAAAAAGTTATTAAAGCGCAAGACCTTTGTCAAAGGTAGTCCAGAAGCTTAAATTCAAAATCCTATGGAATCCTCCACTGTAAACAAACAGCTTGAAGAAATATTAGAAAGATGGGAGAAGGTAAGGAGGGCTTATGAGTTTGTAGAGGAAAAACACAGGGGTCAGAAGAGAGCATCGGGAGAGCCCTACATAAACCATCTTATTGAGACAGCCCTCATAGTTTACAACATAATAAAGGACGAGGACAGTGTAGCCGCCGCCTTACTGCATGATGTCTTAGAGGATACCCAGACCACCTACCAAGAGATAAAAGAACTCTTCGGCGTTGCGGTAGCTGACATAGTGCAAGGCGTTACAAAGCTAAGCAAGCTCTCCTTTAAAGACGTTGAAAAACAAAAGGCAGAGAACTACAGGAAGCTCATCCTTGCCATGGCCAAGGACATAAGGGTGATAATCGTCAAGCTCGCCGATAGGCTACACAACATGCGCACGCTTCACTACCTTAGGAAGGACAAGCAGATAAGGATAGCCAAGGAGACTTTAGAGATATACGTTCCTATAGCCAATAGGTTGGGCATTTGGCAAGTAAAGAACGAGCTTGAAGATCTTTGCTTTATGCACCTATACCCCAAAGAGTACCATACTGTGAAAGAGTTTGTAGCTCAAACGCAGGAGGAGTTAAAGCTTTACCTTCAGAGGTACTTTATACCCGTCTTGAAGGAGGCTTTAGAGAAGGCCGGTTTAAAACCATACATAACTTATAGACCTAAACATTTGTATGGCATCTGGCAGAAGACCATAAGGAAGGGTATAAGGCTCGAAGATGTTCACGACATACTAGGTGTTAGGGTATTACTTAACGAGGTAAGCGAATGCTACCTGGCCCTAGGTGTAGTCCACAGCATCTTTAAACCTGTCCCAGGAAGGTTTGATGACTACATCTCCCTTCCCAAGGCCAACATGTACCAGTCTTTGCACACCACCGTCATAGGGCCGAAAGGTAGGATGGTGGAGGTCCAGATAAGGACATGGGAGATGCACGAGAGGGCAGAGAAGGGAATAGCAGCACACTGGGCATACAAGGAAGGTAAATCTGTTAACGACAACAACATATATTCTTGGCTAAAAAACTTGGTGGAGAGCATAAAGGGAAGTAAAAACCCTCAAGAGCTTTTGGAAAACGTAAAGCTAGAGCTCTTCTCGGAGGAAGTGTTTGTCTTTACACCCAAGGGTGACCTAGTAGTACTTCCAAAAGGAGCCACACCAGTAGATTTTGCCTTCCATATTCACACGGACATAGGCATGCACTGCGCGGGTGCTAAGGTAAACGGTCGCATAGTTCCCTTAGACTATAGACTGCAGAACGGCGATATGGTAGAGATAATCACTCACCCAAACAAAACTCCCAAGGTAGAATGGCTCAATTTTGTAGTCACTTCCAAAGCTAAGAGTAAGATAAAAGCCTACATAAGAGAGCTAGAGAAGGAGAGAACTTTACAAGAGGGAAAAAAGAAGCTTGAACTCTATGCCAAGGCTATAGGTTTATCCAAAGAAGACCTTATCAAGAGGATCTCTCAAGAGCTTCAGGTTGACGAGGAGCGCCTGTACTTGCTAGTAGGAGAAGACAAGCTCACTAAAGAAAAACTCCTTTCCTTACTAGGCTACAAAAAGGAGAAGGTAAGGGATAAGGATCATAAGCCTGAAGCTCACCTGTCCCTTGCCGATGTGGGTGCCATCATGCATCAGAGGGCAACTTGCTGCATGCCTGTACCTGGGGAAGAAGTTTACGGTGTTGTGGTAAAGGGTAAGGGTATAGTTATACACTCTTCTCAGTGTCCTAACCTTCAGTACATGCTCAAGAATCTACCTGAGAAGGTACTTAAAGTAGATTACAAAGGCTCCTCTGGAAGGTATCCAACGAGGATAAGGCTATCCGTTAAGGATAGGATAGGTATACTAGGAGATGTGACTTCCACCATAGCAAAACTTGGTGTGAACATACTTGAAGCCAAGACTAAAAGCCTCCAGGTGGGTCAGGCAATCATGGAGTTTACCGTTGAGGTGGAAAATTACAAAACGCTCAAAAACCTACTGGATGCCTTGAGGTCTGTGGAGGGTGTAGAGTACGTAGGGAGGCTGTTTGGATGAGTTCCTACTTTCCCGTATTCGTAAACCTTAGGAAAAGGTCTTTCGTTACTGTCAAAGGAAGGGAATCTTTTGCAACTCAGTAGACAGTCCAGACTTTTGCAATTTCCTCTTTCCAGCCTTGGTGGCGAGGGGAGAACTTGTAGTTGGCATAACCACCTCTGGGAAGGTACCAGCTCTGTCAAGGGTCGTTAGGGAGATGTTGGAAGACACTCTGCCGCAGGATTTAGAAGAGCATCTTGAGAGACTAAGCTCCTTAAGAAATGCACTACCCAAGGGTAAGAACAGACAAGAGAAATTACTGCAAGAGGCTAAGAAGACCCTTAAGGTTAAAAACGACTCCAGGCCGAAGGGCCCGGAGGGATGATTTAAGGTATGAACTTGCTCTTGAAGTCCTTCAAAGCGTCTTCAATTTTTTTCTTTAGCTCGTCGTCAAGAGCTTTCTTTTCCTTTATCTCCTTTAGGATGTCCGGTCTTTCCCTATCAAGGTAAGCGTATAGCTCCTTTTCAAACTTCCTTACCGACTCTACTGGCAGGTCATCCAGGTATCCGTTGGTTCCTGCGTATATGGCCACTATCTGCTTTTCTACGGGTATGGGGTTGTAGGGTTCTTGCTTTAGGAGTTCCACAAGCCTTAGACCTCTGTTTATAGTCTGCTGAGTTGCCTTGTCCAACTCTGATGCAAACTGAACAAAGGCCTCAAGCTCTCTAAACTGTGCAAGGTCAAGCCTTAGCGAACCTGCCACCTGCTTCATAGCCTTTATTTGAGCAGCACCACCGACACGTGAGACGGACAGACCTACGTTTATGGCCGGCCTTACACCCTTGTTGAAGAGGTCTGGCTCAAGGTATATCTGACCGTCGGTTATGGATATCACGTTGGTAGGTATGTAGGCGGCAACGTCTCCCGCTTTAGTCTCTATTATAGGAAGAGCCGTCAAAGAACCTGCTCCCAGCTCATCGTTGAGTTTTGCTGCCCTCTCTAGTAGTCTTGAGTGTAGATAGAAGACGTCACCAGGGTAAGCTTCTCTTCCCGGTGGCCTCCTCATGAGAAGGGAGAGCTGCCTGTAAGCCTCAGCATGTTTAGAGAGGTCGTCGTATATTATGAGGGCGTGCTTTCCGTTGTCTCTAAAGTACTCACCTATGGTACATCCTACGAAGGGGGCTATGTACTGGAGGGATGCTGGATCTGTTGCGGATGCCACTACAACACATGTGTATTCCATAGCACCGCTCTTTTCTAAAAGCTCTATTATCCTTGCTGTGGTTGACCTTTTCTGACCTATGGCTACATATATGCAGTAAACGTCCGTATCCTTCTGGTTGAGTATAGTGTCTATACATATGGTAGTCTTTCCTGTAGACCTGTCACCTATGATGAGCTCCCTCTGACCCCTTCCTATGGGTATCATGGCGTCTATGGCCTTTATGCCCGTCTGAAGGGGTTCGTGCACAGATTTCCTCTTTACCACACCTGGAGCTATCTTTTCTATAGGTGATCTGTACTCGTACTTTATGGGTCCCTTTCCATCAAGAGGATTACCAAGAGGGTCTATGACCCTACCTATTAGCCCTTCGCCTACTGGAGCGTCCAGGATCCTTCCCGTCCTCCTTACTATGGATCCCTCCCTTATACCGCTCTCGGAGCCAAGTATTATGATACCTACGTTGTCTTCTTCCAAGTTGAAGGCCACTCCCAGCGTTCCACCTTCAAACTCAACTACTTCATTGGACATTACATTTTCAAGACCATAAGCCCTGGCTACACCGTCACCCACGTAGTAGACAACGCCCACTTCTTCCATACGGGCTGCTGCTTCAAGATCCTTTACTTGTTGTTTTAAAAGTTCTAGAGCTTCCTCATAGCTAAGCGTTGCCATAGTCTACCTCCTCGGCTTTGCTTAAGTTAATTATAAAATAATTAGCGATGAGAACAGGCTTTATTTACGATGAAATTTTTCTAAAACATAACGAACTACACCATCCAGAAAACAAAGACAGGCTCATAAGTATAATGAGGGAGTTAGACTCTAAAGGTACTCTAAAGAAACTAATACTTCTAAAGACTAGGAGAGCCACACCGCAAGAAGTCGCTCTAAACCATGAACCATCTTACATCCAAGAGTTACACGACTTTTGTTCTGCAGGTGGGGGGTATTTGGATCCTGATACGTACGCTTACAAAGACAGTTACGAGGTAGCTCTCCACGCCGTTGGAGCAATCCTTCAAGGAATAGACCATCTTCTGAATAAAGATGTGGAAGCTGTATTCTGCGCTGTAAGACCTCCTGGCCATCATGCGGAAAGGTCCAAAGCTATGGGTTTTTGTCTGTTTAACAACGTGGCCGTAGGAGGATGGTACCTACTCAACAAAGGCATTGAAAGAGTTTTTATAGTAGACTTTGACGCACACCATGGAAATGGTACTCAAAGAAGCTTCTACGAAGAGGACAGAGTCTTTTACTTTTCCACCCACCAGTACCCCTTCTATCCAGGTACAGGATCCGCTGAGGAAAAGGGGGCAGGTAAGGGCTATGGGTATACTCACAACGTTCCCATGAAGGCCTACTCGGGTGATGAGGAGTACATAAAGGTATACCGAGAGATCCTTCCCGATCTAGTCTATTCCTACAGACCGCAGTTTATGCTAGTTTCAGCAGGGTACGACATCCACAAGGATGACCCGCTGACATACCTAAACGTGAGCACCCAGGGCATAGGCAACATAGTGGAGTCCCTTGTGAGCATATCAAAGGACCTTTCTA
The DNA window shown above is from Thermocrinis minervae and carries:
- the glgB gene encoding 1,4-alpha-glucan branching protein GlgB, which gives rise to MSIFSDYDVYLFKEGTHTRLYKKFGAHVKEGGVYFAVWAPNAQAVYVMGDFNNWNKFSHPLKRRDESSGIWEGFVEGVWVGCKYKYHIITRDSKSLEKADPFGFFHEGPPGNASIVWDLSYNWQDHEWMRSRREKNSLESPISIYEVHLGSWKKGLGYRQLAEELPKYVKDLGFTHVEFLPVMEHPFYGSWGYQITGYFAPTSRYGTPQDFMYLIDALHKEGIGVYLDWVPSHFPTDPHGLAYFDGTALYEYEDWRKRYHPDWTSFVFDYSKGEVRSFLISSAHFWLDVYHADGLRVDAVASMLYLDYSRKDWVPNVYGGRENLEAIEFLRELNKSIYRDFEGVQTVAEESTAWPMVSRPVYLGGLGFGMKWKMGWMHDTLFYFSKDPIYRKYHHDCLTFSIFYAFSENFVLPLSHDEVVHGKGSLISKMHGDVWQKFANLRALYAYMWTHPGKKLLFMGGELAQWEEWNHEKSLDWYLLDYDLHRGIQLLIKDLNRLYRKEKALHELDFSPEGFEWVDFSDWEKSIISYLRKSKDGDMVLVVCNFTPVVREGYRIGVPKGGFWRELINTDAKEYGGSGVGNLGGVWAEPVPFHSRPYSLKLTLPPLAVLILKPCEEPASSCM
- a CDS encoding histone deacetylase family protein, with the protein product MRTGFIYDEIFLKHNELHHPENKDRLISIMRELDSKGTLKKLILLKTRRATPQEVALNHEPSYIQELHDFCSAGGGYLDPDTYAYKDSYEVALHAVGAILQGIDHLLNKDVEAVFCAVRPPGHHAERSKAMGFCLFNNVAVGGWYLLNKGIERVFIVDFDAHHGNGTQRSFYEEDRVFYFSTHQYPFYPGTGSAEEKGAGKGYGYTHNVPMKAYSGDEEYIKVYREILPDLVYSYRPQFMLVSAGYDIHKDDPLTYLNVSTQGIGNIVESLVSISKDLSIPVLFALEGGYNLRALAESVNLTLEILLKS
- the atpA gene encoding F0F1 ATP synthase subunit alpha, giving the protein MATLSYEEALELLKQQVKDLEAAARMEEVGVVYYVGDGVARAYGLENVMSNEVVEFEGGTLGVAFNLEEDNVGIIILGSESGIREGSIVRRTGRILDAPVGEGLIGRVIDPLGNPLDGKGPIKYEYRSPIEKIAPGVVKRKSVHEPLQTGIKAIDAMIPIGRGQRELIIGDRSTGKTTICIDTILNQKDTDVYCIYVAIGQKRSTTARIIELLEKSGAMEYTCVVVASATDPASLQYIAPFVGCTIGEYFRDNGKHALIIYDDLSKHAEAYRQLSLLMRRPPGREAYPGDVFYLHSRLLERAAKLNDELGAGSLTALPIIETKAGDVAAYIPTNVISITDGQIYLEPDLFNKGVRPAINVGLSVSRVGGAAQIKAMKQVAGSLRLDLAQFRELEAFVQFASELDKATQQTINRGLRLVELLKQEPYNPIPVEKQIVAIYAGTNGYLDDLPVESVRKFEKELYAYLDRERPDILKEIKEKKALDDELKKKIEDALKDFKSKFIP
- a CDS encoding RelA/SpoT family protein, with product MESSTVNKQLEEILERWEKVRRAYEFVEEKHRGQKRASGEPYINHLIETALIVYNIIKDEDSVAAALLHDVLEDTQTTYQEIKELFGVAVADIVQGVTKLSKLSFKDVEKQKAENYRKLILAMAKDIRVIIVKLADRLHNMRTLHYLRKDKQIRIAKETLEIYVPIANRLGIWQVKNELEDLCFMHLYPKEYHTVKEFVAQTQEELKLYLQRYFIPVLKEALEKAGLKPYITYRPKHLYGIWQKTIRKGIRLEDVHDILGVRVLLNEVSECYLALGVVHSIFKPVPGRFDDYISLPKANMYQSLHTTVIGPKGRMVEVQIRTWEMHERAEKGIAAHWAYKEGKSVNDNNIYSWLKNLVESIKGSKNPQELLENVKLELFSEEVFVFTPKGDLVVLPKGATPVDFAFHIHTDIGMHCAGAKVNGRIVPLDYRLQNGDMVEIITHPNKTPKVEWLNFVVTSKAKSKIKAYIRELEKERTLQEGKKKLELYAKAIGLSKEDLIKRISQELQVDEERLYLLVGEDKLTKEKLLSLLGYKKEKVRDKDHKPEAHLSLADVGAIMHQRATCCMPVPGEEVYGVVVKGKGIVIHSSQCPNLQYMLKNLPEKVLKVDYKGSSGRYPTRIRLSVKDRIGILGDVTSTIAKLGVNILEAKTKSLQVGQAIMEFTVEVENYKTLKNLLDALRSVEGVEYVGRLFG
- a CDS encoding aspartate kinase, giving the protein MKRVVLKFGGTSVGSLERIENAARRVIKKVQEGYQVVVVSSAMAGETDRLIELAKKIMPLPPERELDMLLATGEQQAIALFAMTLTKLGYPAVSLCGWQVPIVTDKVHTKAKILRIGVQRIKNLLEEGYIPVVAGFQGVTEDWEITTLGRGGSDLSAVALAYALGADCEIYTDVEGVFTTDPRITDRAKKIPYISYEEMLEMASLGAKVMQARSIEFAMKYGVRIHVRSSFSEEEGTWIVPEEEVMEKVAVRAITLDTKESRITVVKVPDRPGIAYRIFKALGDAHIVVDMIVQNVSHQGYTDLSFTVSKADAPKAEEIVKRVAQEIGAEQVVRDDHVAKISVVGIGMRSSYGTAAKMFEVLYKNNINIMAISTSEIKISCLIEDKYAELAVRELHSAFIEEGEDIKVVNEG
- the malQ gene encoding 4-alpha-glucanotransferase gives rise to the protein MRRAGILLHVSSLPSSDLGPSAYAFVDFLQQAGQSLWQVLPINACRKGYLFYEPISFFAGNYLFISPILLMQEGLLKDHEVKTIKDKKVLLDLAFSRFKPGCDFESFYEENRGWLEDYATYMSRREKTIKERFYFEQFVFYKQWKTLKEYANSKGVLIVGDLPMYPAMESVEVYTKRHLFKLDVVSGVPPDSFSPTGQLWGTPVYNWEKLAKEGFKYHVERIKHQLKLFDVVRLDHFRGYCAYWEVPRGEKTAVKGRWVEVPTKEFLETLLKVIPRERLWVEDLGYLDEKVHYYREHYQLTGMAVLEFAFDEKDSPYLPHNLKENCVYYTGTHDNPPLKGWFKALEPTGRQRLIKYLGKKVSQESVAWECIRLVYMSVCRYAIVQMQDLLNLGIKARMNTPGKPKGNWRWKLKDLPSQELAQRLKDFTIVYGRYP